From a region of the Kwoniella mangroviensis CBS 8507 chromosome 1 map unlocalized Ctg01, whole genome shotgun sequence genome:
- a CDS encoding calcium-transporting P-type ATPase, PMR1-type, which yields MSLPPPGGGASASSYGIPGRNASNTISRGSASYGNIGLGYSNNSNEYDPTLGGLVDEPGKIDNGGTGTVTNNGGYAYSTTLRRQASVTDGFPPFHHSPRIPTSSLRRDSSSHVHAASPYRSQHNFPLTNGGLDYREPIDQEEEGFIGRLIGVGKRIMGKKDYEQLKMEEEDKRIQTERRQRETPSAIFAHKTIDETIQQLSTHPTQGLSSSSLSALLARYGPNEFELPPTDPLFLKFAKQVYENPLILLLLGSSVVSALMGNYDDAACVVVAVGIVLTVGFVQEQRSEKSLEALNKLVPHYCHLIRNGHPLTPLANALVPGDLVNFSVGDRIPADIRLITAVSLEIDESALTGETRPARKNTDICERGEGEDTHGEGGGKALGERHCMAFMGTLVRSGHGSGIVVGTGKDTEFGVIFSMMQDVEEKRTPLQLDMDDLAKRLSLFSFGVIGVIFLIGVLQNRDWLEMFTIGVSLAVAAIPEGLPIVTTVTLALGVLRMSKRKAIVKKLPSVEALGSVSVICSDKTGTLTKNEMTVTHMYAVDDLVDLSPLLNVTSPFGPKRPDQPELARSQALKKTAVVGSICNNAFKNEQGINVGQATEVALLNVLPVIGADDQRRNFTRKSEIPFSSETKIMSVTGSLNAGSDMIYLKGAVEQVLSKCRYFYVTDSSTPSLDSATQRTILDRANEVSARGLRVIAMAYGFPKGEGNDLIFVGFQAMMDPPRKGVSHAVSALHNAGVQVVMITGDAEPTALAIAKQLGLKVNPSSSSGSPINPVAGASSCMLGTQVDQLSERELIERVPSISVYARTTPRHKMAIVKAWQMRGAVVAMTGDGVNDSPALKMADIGISMGKSGTDVAKEAADVILVDDDFSSILPAVEEGKSIFYNIQNFLSFQLSTAVAALSLITLSTFFKLANPLNAMQILFINILMDGPPAQALGVDPVDKEIMRRPPRKKGDHILSKRLIGRVAFSATMIVLGTLYIYLREISDGSMSKRDQTMTFTGFVFLDLVSALQNRGLTCTIFKNKMLFLTISISFFVQLLLIYLPILQHIFQTEALSLRDLFTLLGLGVTSASLHEVRRWYERKGVERGLIAEGGGGRLV from the exons ATGTCCCTCCCACCACCCGGAGGAGGAGCATCGGCTTCCTCGTATGGCATTCCAGGTAGGAATGCGTCTAATACCATATCGAGAGGTTCTGCTTCATATGGTAATATCGGATTAGGTTATTCCAATAATAGTAATGAGTATGATCCTACGTTAGgtggattggtggatgaacCTGGTAAAATTGATAACGGTGGGACTGGAACAGTGACGAATAATGGTGGATATGCATATTCGACTACTCTCAGAAGACAGGCTTCAGTCACCGATGGATTCCCTCcattccatcattcaccTAGAATACCTACTTCATCCCTACGAAGGGACTCTTCATCGCATGTCCATGCTGCCTCGCCTTACAGGTCTCAGCATAACTTCCCTTTAACcaatggtggattggattaCCGGGAACCCatagatcaagaggaagaagggtttaTAGGTAGATTGATTGGAGTAGGAAAGAGGAttatgggaaagaaggattacGAAcaattgaagatggaggaagaagataagagaatACAGACGGAGAGAAGACAGAGGGAAACTCCAAGTGCGATATTCGCTCATAAGACTattgat GAAACCATTCAACAATTATCCACTCATCCTACTCAAGGTttatcctcatcatcactctcagcCCTCTTAGCTCGATACGGTCCCAACGAATTCGAGCTCCCACCCACTGATCCACTCTTCCTCAAGTTCGCGAAACAAGTATATGAGAACCCATTGATACTGCTCTTACTTGGTAGTAGTGTAGTCAGTGCATTGATGGGAAATTATGATGATGCAGCTTGTGTGGTAGTTGCCGTGGGGATTGTGTTGACTG TCGGCTTCGTGCAGGAGCAGCGATCCGAGAAATCTCTAGAAGCTTtgaacaag CTCGTACCTCATTATTGTCATCTTATACG GAATGGCCATCCCCTCACTCCGCTGGCCAACGCACTTGTACCAGGAGACCTGGTCAATTTCTCAGTTGGAGATCGTATACCTGCAgatatcagattgatcaCTGCTGTATCCTTGGAAATAGACgaatcagctttgacagGAGAGACTAGACCAGCAAGGAAGAACACCGATATATGTGAGAGGggcgaaggtgaagatacgCATGGTGAGGGTGGTGGGAAAGCTTTGGGAGAAAGGCATTGTATGGCTTTTATGGGTACGCTCGTCAGAAGTG GCCACGGATCAGGTATAGTAGTTGGGACAGGCAAAGATACTGAATTTGGAGTTATATTCTCCATGATGCAAGAT GTCGAAGAGAAACGAACCCCACTACAACTTGATATGGACGACCTAGCTAAGAGactctccctcttctccttcggcGTGATCGGAgtgatcttcctcattgGTGTACTGCAAAACAGAGATTGGTTGGAGATGTTCACGATAGGAG TGTCACTCGCTGTCGCTGCGATCCCCGAGGGTTTACCCATCGTCACTACCGTTACTCTCGCTCTGGGTGTTCTAAGAATGTCTAAACGGAAAGCCATCGTCAAGAAATTACCTAGTGTAGAAGCGCTGGGTAGTGTCAGTGTGATCTGTTCTGATAAGACTG GTACACTGACCAAAAACGAAATGACCGTTACGCACATGTATGCTGTGGACGATCTTGTCGATCTCTCGCCTCTTCTCAATGTGACTTCTCCGTTTGGTCCCAAAAGACCTGACCAACCTGAACTTGCCCGATctcaagctttgaagaagacCGCTGTAGTGGGGAGCATATGCAATAACGCTTTTAAGAATGAACAAGGTATCAACGTTGGCCAAGCTACCGAAGTGGCTCTGCTCAACGTTCTACCGGTCATTGGAGCCGATGATCAACGAAGA AACTTCACACGTAAATCTGAAATACCCTTCAGCTCCGAAACCAAGATCATGAGTGTCACAGGCTCACTCAACGCCGGGTCCGATATGATCTACCTTAAAGGAGCGGTCGAGCAAGTCCTCTCGAAATGTCGATATTTCTACGTTACCGACTCCTCTACGCCTTCCTTGGACTCTGCGACCCAGAGGACCATCCTCGACCGAGCTAACGAAGTATCTGCAAGAGGGCTGAGGGTCATCGCTATGGCTTATGGCTTCCCTAAGGGCGAAGGGAACGATCTGATCTTCGTGGGGTTCCAAGCTATGATGGATCCACCTCGAAAGGGAGTCTCGCATGCTGTATCTGCCTTGCATAACGCCGGAGTTCAGGTGGTAATGATTACTGGAGATGCCGAACCCACAGCATTGGCAATAGCCAAACAACTAGGACTGAAAGtcaacccttcttcatcttctggaaGTCCCATCAATCCCGTCGCAGGAGCGTCAAGTTGTATGTTGGGAACACAAGTGGATCAATTGAGTGAGAGGGAATTGATCGAGAGAGTTCCTTCGATATCGGTTTACGCACGTACGACCCCTCGGCACAAGATGGCTATCGTCAAGGCATGGCAGATGCGAGGAGCGGTAGTAGCCATGACTGGAGATGGGGTCAACGATTCACCAGCATTGAAAATGGCTGATATCGGTATATCGATGGGTAAATCGGGAACGGACGTGGCGAAAGAAGCTGCCGATGTCatattggtagatgatgatttttcATCCATCCTACCTGCGgtcgaagaaggaaaatCGATTTTCTACAATATACAAaatttcctttctttccaacTATCAACTGCCGTCGCTGCGTTGAGTTTAATTACATTATCGACATTCTTCAAATTGGCAAATCCACTGAACGCCATGCAGATTCTATTCATCAATATACTTATGGATGGACCACCCGCCCAAGCCCTCGGTGTAGATCCAGTAGATAAAGAAATTATGAGAAGACcaccaagaaagaagggagatcaTATTTTgtcgaagaggttgattGGAAGAGTAGCATTTAGCGCGACGATGATTGTACTAGGGACGCTGTATATCTATTTGAGGGAGATAAGTGATGGAAGTATGAGTAAGAGGGATCAGActatg ACATTCACAGGATTCGTCTTCCTCGATTTAGTATCGGCATTACAAAATCGTGGATTAACATGTACAATCTTCAAGAACAAAATGTTATTCTTAActatatcgatatctttcttcgtccAATTGTTATTAATCTATTTACCGATCTTACAACATATTTTCCAGACTGAAGCTTTATCCCTGAGGGATTTGTTCACTTTGTTAGGCTTGGGAGTGACCAGTGCTAGTTTGCATGAAGTGAGGAGATGGTATGAAAGAAAAGGCGTAGAGAGGGGATTAATTgctgaaggtggaggaggtagattggTATAA